Proteins encoded together in one Streptomyces sp. NA04227 window:
- the hemE gene encoding uroporphyrinogen decarboxylase, whose amino-acid sequence MKTYDSAFLRACRREPVPHTPVWFMRQAGRSLPEYLKVREGIAMLDSCMRPDLVAEITMQPVRRHRVDAAIYFSDIVVPLKAIGIDLDIKPGVGPVVESPIRSRADLARLRALTPDDVAYVTEAIGLLTAELGETPLIGFAGAPFTLASYLVEGGPSRNHEHTKAMMYGDPELWADLLDRLADITAAFLRVQIEAGASAVQLFDSWVGALAPADYRRSVLPASAKVFDAVSGYGVPRIHFGVGTGELLGLLGEAGADVVGVDWRVPLDEAARRVGPGKALQGNLDPAVLFAGERAVEAKTREVLDAAASLEGHVFNLGHGVLPTTDPDALTRLVEYVHTQTKR is encoded by the coding sequence GTGAAGACGTACGACTCCGCGTTCCTGCGGGCCTGCCGCCGTGAGCCGGTGCCGCACACGCCGGTCTGGTTCATGCGACAGGCGGGCCGCTCGCTGCCCGAGTACCTGAAGGTGCGCGAGGGCATCGCGATGCTGGACTCGTGCATGCGCCCCGACTTGGTCGCCGAGATCACCATGCAGCCGGTGCGCCGCCACCGCGTCGACGCGGCGATCTACTTCAGCGACATCGTCGTACCGCTCAAGGCCATCGGTATCGACCTCGACATCAAGCCCGGTGTGGGCCCGGTGGTCGAGTCGCCCATCCGCAGCCGGGCCGACCTCGCGCGGCTGCGCGCGCTCACCCCGGACGACGTCGCGTACGTCACCGAGGCCATCGGCCTGCTCACGGCCGAACTCGGCGAGACGCCGCTGATCGGCTTCGCGGGTGCGCCGTTCACGCTCGCCAGCTACCTCGTGGAGGGCGGCCCCTCGCGCAACCACGAGCACACCAAGGCGATGATGTACGGCGACCCGGAGCTGTGGGCCGACCTGCTCGACCGGCTCGCGGACATCACCGCCGCGTTCCTGCGCGTGCAGATCGAGGCCGGAGCCTCCGCCGTGCAGCTCTTCGACTCCTGGGTGGGCGCGCTGGCGCCCGCCGACTACCGGCGCTCGGTGCTCCCGGCCTCCGCGAAGGTCTTCGACGCGGTCTCCGGGTACGGCGTCCCGCGCATCCACTTCGGCGTCGGCACCGGTGAACTCCTCGGCCTGCTCGGCGAGGCGGGCGCGGACGTGGTCGGCGTCGACTGGCGGGTCCCCCTCGACGAGGCCGCCCGCCGCGTCGGTCCCGGCAAGGCCCTCCAGGGCAACCTCGACCCCGCCGTACTGTTCGCAGGAGAGCGGGCGGTCGAGGCCAAGACCCGCGAAGTCCTGGACGCCGCCGCCTCGTTGGAGGGCCACGTCTTCAACCTCGGCCACGGTGTGCTCCCGACGACCGACCCGGACGCGCTGACCCGCCTCGTCGAGTACGTGCACACGCAGACCAAGCGCTGA